The following proteins come from a genomic window of Amyelois transitella isolate CPQ chromosome 24, ilAmyTran1.1, whole genome shotgun sequence:
- the LOC106140603 gene encoding syntaxin-16, which translates to MVSRSLTEVFLLMRNNAIHSRHIFAEQSGQSERVRLMRSSSQDAEAGVELRTESNAPPPWTDTLEELHYVITRLKTKLSELQARHERQIRRPALDDTSEQQHIGRLTSEIGRHFNTAHSHLTAIKAQMRHGSKTEQKLTANVVLALVTTLQELSIQFRSAQSNYLRSLTSREERSNAYFDLPNFEELSLDDNELTGLSSNQTDLLFSLPSTSGTQKGYDDPETYEKQVMSQKQLLLLQEENTKMISEREEEVNKIVRSITDLNEIFKDLGQMVHEQGTILDRIDYNIEQTQTQVYEGLKQLQKADSYHRKNRKMHCILILAVFVVVLFALLVIVKS; encoded by the exons ATGGTGTCACGAAGTTTAACTGAAGTGTTTTTGTTAATGCGTAACAATGCAATACACAGCCGACATATATTCGCAGAACAG AGCGGTCAGTCGGAACGTGTGAGATTGATGAGAAGCAGCTCGCAAGATGCTGAAGCAGGTGTTGAACTCCGAACAGAATCCAATGCCCCTCCACCGTGGACTGACACATTGGAAGAACTACATTATGTTATTACCAG ACTTAAAACCAAATTGTCCGAATTGCAAGCGCGCCACGAGCGGCAGATCCGGCGGCCGGCGTTAGACGATACCAGTGAACAGCAACATATAGGAAGACTGACGTCCGAGATAGGAAGGCATTTCAATACCGCACACAGTCACTTGACAGCTATCAAGGCGCAAATGAGGCatg GCAGCAAAACAGAGCAGAAACTAACAGCGAACGTAGTTCTGGCCCTCGTCACGACACTCCAAGAGTTGAGCATCCAATTCAGATCAGCTCAATCCAACTACCTCCGTTCCCTCACCTCCAGAGAGGAAAGGTCGAACGCTTACTTCGACCTGCCGAACTTTGAGGAACTAAGTTTAGATGACAACGAATTAACCGGTCTATCGAGTAACCAAACCGATTTGCTTTTTTCGTTACCGAGTACATCCGGTACCCAAAAAGGCTACGATGACCCAGAGACGTATGAGAAACAGGTTATGAGTCAAAAACAGTTGCTCCTTTTACAAGAGGAAAACACAAAGATGATCTCGGAGAGGGAGGAAGAGGTTAACAAAATTGTTAGATCTATAACGGActtgaatgaaatattcaaagatCTAGGCCAAATGGTACACGAACAGGGTACTATATTGGACAGGATAGATTACAATATTGAGCAAACGCAGACTCAAGTGTACGAAGGTTTAAAACAATTGCAGAAAGCTGATAGTTATCATAGGAAAAATAGAAAGATGCATTGTATATTAATACTGGCTGTGTTTGTTGTAGTTTTGTTTGCTTTGTTGGTAATTGTTAAGAGTTAG